The proteins below are encoded in one region of Penaeus monodon isolate SGIC_2016 chromosome 32, NSTDA_Pmon_1, whole genome shotgun sequence:
- the LOC119593414 gene encoding uncharacterized protein LOC119593414, with the protein MLGFGFLDFLIITLLAFGVTGQECVWNKDADFPEYPPIILDASFEIVRPVMEGELRIVRVSAGAQLTLACPGSEITNLGTVAADLICGGGDLLVVDGTEWRLDELGCTVKDKESIHRNLGSCGDGGVGVFEGIGFEIFGPESFYELIRVCFEPKAETTLYSEHVVRGANIAAKDVDSSRPSFKSSTGFFTVSMSTIYTQNSQLALMKTLLGDDDLANTILNPQEQLYFARGHLAPDADFVTEAEQDATYYYINAVPQWQAFNNGNWKYLEFATRDLAEAHGTDLTIYTGGFDVLALDDINANPVEIYLGLTENEMVVPAPAVTWKVIYEESSSRAVGVVGVNNPHITSPPTPLCSDLCSSLSWIDFNVDDLGHGYTYCCTVDDLRAAIPHVPDLGNVGLLDK; encoded by the exons GCCAGGAATGCGTGTGGAATAAGGACGCCGACTTCCCAGAGTATCCTCCGATCATTCTCGATGCTTCGTTCGAGATCGTCCGCCCCGTCATGGAAGGGGAACTGAGAATAGTGCG AGTATCGGCCGGGGCCCAGCTGACCCTCGCGTGCCCCGGGAGCGAAATCACCAACCTTGGTACAGTCGCTGCGGATCTGATATGTGGCGGAGGTGATCTTCTTGTTGTTGATGGGACT gaATGGCGTCTGGACGAACTCGGCTGCACCGTAAAGGACAAGGAGTCCATTCACCGAAACCTCGGCAGCTGCGGAGACGGCGGCGTTGGCGTTTTCGAGGGCATCGGCTTTGAGATTTTCGGGCCCGAGAGTTTTTACGAATTG ATTCGCGTGTGCTTCGAACCCAAAGCCGAGACGACCCTGTACTCCGAGCACGTCGTCCGCGGAGCCAACATCGCCGCTAAGGACGTCGACTCCTCAAGGCCTTCCTTCAAGTCCTCGACAGGTTTCTTCACCGTCTCCATGTCCACCATCTACACCCAGAACTCGCAGCTCGCCTTGATGAAGACTTTGCTGGGAGATGAT GACCTCGCCAACACCATCCTCAACCCCCAAGAGCAGCTGTACTTCGCCAGGGGACACCTCGCTCCTGACGCTGACTTCGTAACAGAGGCGGAGCAGGACGCGACCTACTATTACATCAACGCCGTTCCTCAGTGGCAGGCTTTCAACAACGGAAACTGGAAG TACCTCGAGTTCGCAACCCGTGACCTTGCCGAAGCCCACGGCACTGACCTGACCATCTACACCGGCGGTTTCGATGTCCTGGCCTTGGATGACATCAACGCAAACCCGGTTGAGATTTATCTTGGGTTGACTGAGAACGAGATGGTTGTCCCCGCGCCAGCTGTCACTTGGAAG GTCATCTACGAGGAGAGCAGTTCTCGTGCCGTGGGCGTCGTGGGCGTCAACAACCCGCACATCACCAGCCCGCCCACTCCGCTGTGTTCGGATCTGTGCAGTTCTCTCTCATGGATCGACTTCAACGTGGATGACCTCGGCCACGGCTACACTTACTGCTGCACCGTCGATGATCTGAGGGCGGCCATTCCCCATGTACCCGATCTCGGAAACGTTGGTCTGCTTGATAAATAA